A portion of the Krasilnikovia cinnamomea genome contains these proteins:
- a CDS encoding ricin-type beta-trefoil lectin domain protein has product MSPRSRRLLVATVLAASATILSTPPALAANEQVHVYLTTTSDSAGRTVTRGLQPQPSITFTSGGGAANQTITVNENATYQQFEGAGASITDTAAFDIRGSGALSPATQNEVMTKLFDPAAGIGVSALRNVIGSSDLAQNSYSYDTTCCDLNDFSLSRDADIMALTKQARALNPALFVMASPWSAPPWMKDNNAYSQGWLRAEYYGIYAQYFVKYIQGYQGQGIPIRYVTEQNEPGCCPGYPSMQWNTSGLGYFAKTNLLPALQNAGLDTKLLIGDWNFDTYDAWVAPLINDSAIRTHPNFGGIAWHDYGGNPATASTVHGLFPGVNQYNTEHSGGTWVSDQHAEDMGDLVDYFRHWGRSWTKWSLAVDEAMGPHNGGCGTCTGLVTVHRNDARRGQVDYTIEYYTMGHLTKFVRPGAVRIDSTANGAVPNVAFRNPDGSKALIAYNTTGGAQTVKVNWGGQSFTYALPARTSATFTWTGAQSGGGSGRTGQVVGLGGKCVDVAGANPANGTPVQLYDCNGTPAQSWTLAAGDTVQALGKCLDVTGGATTNGTKIQLYDCNGTNAQKWTASNGALVNTGSGTCLDATDVSSANGTRLQIWACTGAPNQHWQLPA; this is encoded by the coding sequence ATGTCCCCCAGAAGCAGGCGGCTCCTCGTCGCCACCGTCCTGGCCGCCTCGGCCACCATCCTGAGCACACCGCCAGCGCTGGCCGCGAACGAGCAGGTCCACGTCTACCTCACGACCACGAGCGACAGCGCCGGCCGTACGGTCACCCGCGGTCTGCAACCCCAGCCGTCCATCACCTTCACCAGCGGCGGCGGCGCCGCCAACCAGACCATCACGGTCAACGAGAACGCGACGTACCAGCAGTTCGAGGGCGCGGGCGCCTCCATCACCGACACCGCGGCCTTCGACATCCGCGGCAGCGGCGCCCTCTCCCCGGCCACCCAGAACGAGGTCATGACCAAGCTGTTCGACCCGGCCGCGGGCATCGGCGTCAGCGCCCTGCGCAACGTCATCGGCTCGTCCGACCTGGCCCAGAACAGCTATTCGTACGACACGACATGCTGCGACCTCAACGACTTCTCGCTGAGCCGCGACGCCGACATCATGGCGTTGACCAAGCAGGCGCGGGCCCTGAATCCGGCGCTGTTCGTGATGGCTTCGCCGTGGTCGGCACCGCCCTGGATGAAGGACAACAACGCGTACAGCCAGGGCTGGCTCCGTGCCGAGTACTACGGCATCTATGCGCAGTACTTCGTCAAGTACATCCAGGGCTACCAGGGCCAGGGCATCCCGATCCGGTACGTGACCGAGCAGAACGAACCCGGCTGCTGCCCCGGCTATCCGTCGATGCAGTGGAACACCTCAGGGCTCGGCTACTTCGCGAAAACGAACCTGCTCCCGGCGCTGCAGAACGCGGGCCTGGACACGAAACTGCTCATCGGAGACTGGAACTTCGACACGTACGACGCGTGGGTGGCGCCCCTGATCAACGACAGCGCGATCCGCACCCACCCGAACTTCGGCGGCATCGCCTGGCACGACTACGGCGGCAACCCGGCGACCGCGTCCACAGTGCACGGACTGTTTCCCGGCGTGAATCAGTACAACACCGAGCACTCCGGTGGCACTTGGGTGAGCGACCAGCATGCCGAGGACATGGGTGATCTGGTCGACTACTTCCGCCACTGGGGCCGTAGCTGGACGAAGTGGAGCCTCGCCGTGGACGAGGCCATGGGACCGCACAATGGCGGCTGCGGCACCTGTACGGGCCTGGTCACGGTGCACCGCAACGACGCCCGGCGCGGCCAGGTCGACTACACCATCGAGTACTACACGATGGGGCACCTGACCAAGTTCGTCCGGCCCGGCGCGGTCCGGATCGACTCCACCGCGAACGGCGCCGTGCCCAACGTCGCCTTCCGGAACCCGGACGGGTCCAAGGCGCTGATCGCGTACAACACCACCGGTGGCGCGCAGACCGTCAAGGTCAACTGGGGCGGGCAAAGCTTCACGTACGCGCTGCCCGCCCGTACGTCGGCGACCTTCACCTGGACCGGCGCGCAGTCCGGCGGTGGCTCCGGCCGGACCGGGCAGGTCGTCGGCCTCGGCGGCAAGTGCGTCGACGTGGCCGGCGCGAACCCGGCGAACGGCACGCCGGTGCAGTTGTACGACTGCAACGGCACGCCCGCGCAGAGCTGGACCCTGGCCGCGGGCGACACGGTCCAGGCGCTCGGCAAGTGCCTGGACGTCACCGGCGGCGCCACGACCAACGGCACGAAGATCCAGCTGTACGACTGCAACGGCACGAACGCCCAGAAGTGGACCGCCTCGAACGGTGCCCTGGTCAACACCGGGTCGGGGACCTGCCTCGACGCCACGGACGTCAGCTCAGCCAACGGGACACGGCTGCAGATCTGGGCCTGCACCGGCGCCCCGAACCAGCACTGGCAGCTCCCGGCATGA